A genomic region of Nostoc sp. UHCC 0702 contains the following coding sequences:
- a CDS encoding low temperature requirement protein A — protein MTNFLEPPRLRVGEDIEEERRTTWLELFYDLVFVVAVSQLAHNLKEDISLSGLFGFVVLFIPIWWSWIGTTLYANRFDSDDVAHRLLIGLQMLTAAAMAINIHHGLAESSAGFALSYALGRAVLVIEYVRAGIHIPSARFLTTQYAIGFAIAAFFWLISAAVPIPWRFGLWTLGIIIDFATPLVGSKLQIGLLPHASHLPERFGLFTLIVLGEAIIAVVDGMSQQEWHVLTVIAAVFGLIIAFSWWWVYFDNLGGTPIVMARTHGRISVVNLWLYTHLPLVIGIAATGVGVEQILLSQPTQALPDSQRWLICGAVALCSLSVSILHRYGVLRHCKVRSQYRLVSAGVMLAIAIFGQGLLPVVVISLVALVSAIQVVQDLYQSRPTTRLADPEI, from the coding sequence ATGACCAATTTTCTCGAACCACCAAGATTGCGCGTTGGTGAAGACATTGAAGAAGAACGACGCACCACCTGGCTAGAACTTTTTTATGATTTGGTATTTGTGGTTGCAGTTTCTCAACTCGCCCACAATCTCAAAGAGGATATCTCTTTATCAGGATTGTTTGGCTTTGTAGTTCTATTTATACCGATTTGGTGGTCATGGATTGGAACCACACTCTATGCCAATAGGTTTGATAGTGATGATGTGGCACATCGGCTACTAATTGGACTACAAATGCTGACAGCAGCAGCAATGGCTATCAACATCCATCACGGTTTGGCTGAGAGTTCTGCTGGTTTTGCTCTTTCCTATGCCCTTGGTCGTGCTGTACTTGTGATAGAGTATGTCCGAGCTGGAATACATATTCCTTCAGCACGTTTTTTGACCACTCAATATGCCATTGGTTTTGCGATCGCAGCCTTTTTCTGGTTAATATCGGCAGCTGTACCGATTCCTTGGCGGTTCGGACTTTGGACATTGGGAATCATTATTGATTTTGCCACACCCTTAGTAGGAAGTAAGTTGCAAATCGGGTTACTCCCCCACGCCTCCCACTTACCAGAACGGTTTGGGCTATTTACCCTCATAGTCTTGGGCGAGGCAATCATCGCGGTAGTCGATGGTATGTCTCAGCAGGAATGGCATGTTTTAACCGTGATTGCCGCCGTGTTTGGTCTAATTATCGCTTTTAGCTGGTGGTGGGTGTATTTTGATAACCTCGGTGGCACACCGATTGTGATGGCGCGAACACATGGCAGAATCAGTGTTGTCAATCTTTGGCTATATACTCATTTACCGTTAGTGATTGGGATTGCTGCTACTGGAGTTGGTGTAGAACAAATCTTGTTAAGTCAACCAACCCAAGCACTACCCGATTCCCAGCGATGGCTCATCTGTGGTGCAGTGGCATTATGTTCGCTATCTGTTAGTATTCTCCATAGATATGGGGTACTCCGCCATTGTAAAGTGCGTTCTCAGTATCGACTTGTGAGTGCAGGAGTAATGCTAGCGATCGCTATTTTTGGTCAAGGTTTGTTACCTGTTGTAGTCATCAGCCTTGTAGCTTTAGTTTCTGCTATCCAGGTCGTTCAGGATTTGTATCAAAGTCGTCCCACTACCCGCTTAGCCGATCCAGAGATTTAG
- a CDS encoding FG-GAP repeat protein, with protein MVNAVLNLSDLNGSSGFVINGIDAGDFSSSSLSNAGDINGDGFDDLIIGTWFASPNGDQPQAGESYVVFGSTSGFGVSLNLSSLDGSNGFVINGIDAGDRSGSSVSSAGDINGDGIDDLIIGAANASPNGQPEAGESYVVFGSSSGFGASLNLSSLDGSNGFVINGIDAGDNSGSSVSSAGDINGDGIDDLIIGAANASPNDQPEAGESYVVFGSSSGFGASLNLSELDGSNGFVINGIDTRDFSGRSVSSAGDINGDGIDDLIIGAIFADPNGQRYTGQSYVVFGSRSSFGASLNLLSLDGSNGFVINGIDVGDGLGRSVSSAGDINGDGIDDLIIGASGADPNGQYNAGSSYVVFGSSSGFGASLNLSELDGSNGFVINGVDAYDNSGYSVSGAGDVNGDGIDDLIIGGFFLFDPNEQDTAGESYVVFGSSSGFGASLNLSSLNGSNGFVINGIDAYDSSGTSVSNAGDINGDGFDDLIIGARYGDPNGQTEAGESYVVFGFATPNEPPIAVNDTAITDEDTAVNIAVLANDNSPPTVTGVNFNPITVGIAITLDSGALLTLNTDGTFTYDPNAQFDSLAVGQTATDSFTYTISDGSFTSIATVNLTINGVNDAPSFVSVFNLSSLDGSNGFVINGIDVGDGLGSSVSSAGDINGDGIDDLIIGASGASPNGQDRAGTSYVVFGSSSGFGASLNLSELDGSNGFVINGIDVFDFSGYSVSGAGDVNGDGIDDLIIGARSGRESYVVFGSSSGFGASLNLSSLNGSNGFVINGSGSSVSNAGDVNGDGIDDLIIGAYGKSYVVFGSSSGFSASLNLSSLNGSNGFVINGSGSSVSNAGDVNGDGIDDLIIGAYGKSYVVFGSSSGFSASLNLSSLNGSNGFVINGSGSSVSNAGDVNGDGIDDLIIGAFRASPNGQYNAGSSYVVFGSSSGFSASLNLSSLDGSNGFVINGIDVRDFSGDSVSNAGDINGDGFDDLIIGAPLADLNGQRFAGESYVVFGSSSGFSASLNLSSLDGSNGFVINGINRYDFSGSFVSNAGDINGDGIDDLIIGSVARESYVVFGFATAATTNEDSAVNILASNILRGYIEVEGDTFSISSFTNPSNGTLTFNDNSTPDNPSDDFFIYTPNTNYNGTDSFTYTVSDGNGGSITGTFNLNVKPVNDAPTLVQSIADQTATLDTAFSFTIDANTFTDVDAGDILTYSATLENGDALPSWLTFDAATVTFSGTPSSDNTGIFNIKVVASDRQGATTEDIFALTVTNVINGTDANDTLTGGAGNDILDGGAGSDRLLGGTGNDTYIVDTIRDVVIENADAGEDTVQSAVNYTLTANVEYLILTGTANTTGTGNDLDNSITGNSGNNLLKGLGGNDTLLGNAGDDTLIGGAGNDLLTGGSGSDRFLFGSGAAFTNSSFGVDTLTDFVKGTDKIALSKTSFNALSNTFNPGEFSTINTEIVNEATVAGASSGKIVYNLATGNLLYNPNGSTAGLDNGGLFATLTGIPNLDTNDIMSV; from the coding sequence ATGGTGAATGCAGTTTTGAATCTATCTGACCTTAACGGCAGCAGCGGCTTTGTAATTAACGGCATTGATGCAGGTGACTTCTCAAGTAGCTCCCTCAGCAATGCGGGGGACATCAACGGCGATGGCTTCGACGACCTGATTATCGGGACATGGTTTGCCTCTCCCAACGGCGATCAGCCTCAAGCTGGGGAAAGCTATGTGGTATTTGGCAGCACCAGTGGCTTTGGAGTCAGCCTCAACCTTTCATCACTGGATGGTAGCAACGGCTTTGTGATTAACGGCATTGATGCAGGTGACAGATCTGGCTCCTCCGTTAGTAGTGCGGGGGACATTAACGGCGATGGCATTGACGACCTGATTATTGGGGCAGCTAATGCCTCCCCCAACGGTCAGCCTGAAGCTGGGGAAAGCTATGTCGTGTTTGGCAGCAGTAGTGGCTTTGGAGCTAGCCTCAACCTTTCATCCCTGGATGGTAGCAACGGCTTTGTGATTAACGGCATTGATGCAGGTGACAACTCAGGCTCCTCCGTTAGTAGTGCGGGGGACATTAACGGCGATGGCATTGACGACCTGATTATTGGGGCAGCTAATGCCTCCCCCAACGATCAGCCTGAAGCTGGGGAAAGCTATGTCGTGTTTGGCAGCAGTAGTGGCTTTGGAGCCAGTCTCAACCTGTCTGAGTTAGATGGCAGCAATGGCTTTGTGATTAACGGCATTGATACGCGTGATTTTTCAGGCCGCTCCGTCAGTAGTGCGGGGGACATTAACGGCGATGGCATTGACGACCTGATTATTGGGGCAATATTTGCCGACCCCAACGGACAGCGTTATACAGGGCAGAGCTACGTGGTGTTTGGCAGCAGGAGTAGTTTTGGAGCCAGTCTCAACCTCTTGTCGTTAGATGGCAGCAATGGCTTTGTGATTAACGGTATTGATGTGGGTGACGGCTTAGGCAGATCCGTCAGCAGTGCGGGGGATATTAACGGCGACGGCATTGACGACCTGATTATCGGGGCATCTGGTGCCGACCCCAACGGACAGTATAATGCTGGGTCAAGCTACGTGGTGTTTGGCAGCAGTAGTGGCTTTGGAGCTAGCCTCAACCTGTCTGAGTTGGATGGCAGCAACGGCTTTGTAATTAACGGCGTTGATGCGTATGACAACTCAGGCTACTCCGTCAGTGGTGCGGGGGATGTCAACGGCGATGGCATTGATGACCTGATTATCGGGGGATTCTTCTTGTTCGACCCCAACGAGCAGGACACAGCCGGAGAAAGCTATGTGGTGTTTGGCAGCAGCAGTGGCTTTGGAGCCAGTCTCAACCTTTCATCCCTGAATGGCAGCAACGGCTTTGTGATTAACGGCATTGATGCGTATGACTCCTCAGGCACTTCCGTCAGCAATGCGGGCGACATCAATGGCGACGGCTTCGACGACCTGATTATCGGGGCAAGATATGGCGACCCCAACGGTCAAACTGAAGCTGGGGAGAGCTACGTTGTGTTTGGCTTTGCTACGCCTAATGAACCCCCAATTGCAGTTAACGACACGGCAATCACTGACGAAGACACTGCCGTTAACATAGCAGTCTTAGCCAACGATAATAGCCCCCCAACGGTGACAGGTGTCAACTTTAATCCAATTACTGTTGGTATTGCCATTACCTTGGATTCCGGTGCCTTACTCACTCTTAATACTGATGGCACTTTCACCTACGATCCCAACGCTCAATTTGACAGTTTGGCTGTCGGTCAAACGGCCACTGACAGCTTTACCTATACTATTAGCGATGGTAGTTTTACTAGTATAGCTACCGTCAACTTGACTATTAACGGAGTGAATGACGCACCCAGCTTTGTTTCAGTTTTCAACCTCTCATCCCTGGATGGCAGCAATGGCTTCGTGATTAACGGCATTGATGTGGGTGACGGCTTAGGCTCCTCCGTCAGCAGTGCGGGGGATATTAACGGCGACGGTATTGACGACCTAATTATCGGGGCATCTGGTGCCTCCCCTAACGGACAAGACAGAGCAGGCACAAGCTACGTGGTGTTTGGCAGCAGTAGTGGCTTTGGAGCTAGCCTCAACCTGTCTGAGTTAGATGGCAGCAACGGCTTTGTGATTAACGGCATTGATGTGTTTGACTTCTCAGGCTACTCCGTCAGCGGTGCGGGGGATGTCAACGGTGACGGCATTGACGACCTGATTATCGGGGCAAGAAGTGGACGGGAGAGCTACGTAGTGTTTGGCAGCAGCAGTGGCTTTGGTGCTAGTCTCAACCTTTCATCCCTGAATGGCAGCAATGGCTTTGTAATTAACGGCTCAGGTTCTTCGGTCAGCAATGCGGGGGATGTCAACGGTGACGGCATTGACGACCTGATTATTGGGGCATATGGAAAGAGCTACGTGGTATTTGGCAGCAGCAGTGGCTTTAGTGCCAGTCTCAACCTTTCATCCCTGAATGGCAGCAATGGCTTTGTAATTAACGGCTCAGGTTCTTCGGTCAGCAATGCGGGGGATGTCAACGGTGACGGCATTGACGACCTGATTATTGGGGCATATGGAAAGAGCTACGTGGTATTTGGCAGCAGCAGTGGCTTTAGTGCCAGTCTCAACCTTTCATCCCTGAATGGCAGCAATGGCTTTGTAATTAACGGCTCAGGTTCTTCGGTCAGCAATGCGGGGGATGTCAACGGTGACGGCATTGACGACCTGATTATCGGAGCATTCCGTGCCTCCCCCAACGGACAGTATAATGCAGGGTCAAGCTACGTGGTGTTTGGCAGCAGCAGTGGCTTTAGTGCCAGTCTCAACCTTTCATCCCTGGATGGTAGCAACGGCTTTGTAATTAACGGTATTGATGTGCGTGACTTTTCAGGCGACTCCGTCAGCAATGCGGGGGACATCAACGGCGACGGCTTCGACGACCTAATTATCGGGGCACCTCTTGCCGATCTCAACGGTCAGAGGTTTGCAGGGGAAAGCTATGTGGTGTTTGGCAGCAGCAGTGGCTTTAGTGCCAGTCTCAACCTCTCGTCCCTGGATGGTAGCAACGGCTTTGTGATTAACGGTATTAACAGATATGACTTCTCAGGCTCCTTCGTCAGCAATGCGGGGGACATCAACGGCGACGGCATTGACGACCTGATTATCGGATCTGTAGCCAGGGAGAGCTACGTGGTGTTTGGCTTTGCAACTGCGGCTACCACCAACGAAGATAGTGCCGTTAACATCCTTGCCAGCAACATTCTGCGTGGATATATTGAGGTTGAAGGTGATACTTTCAGCATTAGTAGCTTCACCAACCCCAGCAATGGCACACTCACCTTCAACGACAACAGCACCCCAGATAACCCCAGCGACGACTTTTTCATCTACACCCCCAATACTAACTACAACGGTACTGACAGTTTCACCTACACTGTTAGTGATGGCAATGGCGGCAGCATTACAGGTACTTTTAACCTCAATGTTAAGCCTGTTAATGATGCACCGACTTTAGTTCAGTCCATTGCCGACCAAACAGCCACACTTGATACTGCCTTCAGCTTCACTATTGACGCCAATACCTTCACTGATGTCGATGCAGGCGACATTCTCACTTACTCTGCAACCTTAGAAAACGGTGACGCATTACCAAGTTGGCTCACCTTCGATGCTGCAACTGTCACCTTTAGCGGCACACCCAGCAGTGATAATACAGGCATCTTCAATATCAAAGTTGTAGCCAGCGATCGCCAAGGAGCAACCACTGAAGATATTTTTGCCCTCACAGTCACTAACGTCATCAACGGCACTGATGCTAATGATACCCTCACTGGTGGTGCTGGCAATGATATCCTTGATGGGGGTGCGGGAAGCGATCGCTTACTCGGTGGTACAGGCAACGATACTTACATTGTCGATACTATCCGCGATGTCGTCATTGAAAATGCGGATGCTGGTGAAGATACTGTACAGTCTGCTGTTAATTACACACTCACTGCCAATGTGGAATATTTAATCCTCACTGGAACAGCCAATACCACTGGAACTGGCAACGATTTAGACAATAGTATTACTGGTAATAGCGGTAACAATCTCCTCAAAGGACTTGGTGGTAATGATACACTCCTGGGTAACGCTGGTGATGACACCTTAATTGGTGGCGCAGGCAATGATCTTCTCACTGGAGGTTCGGGAAGCGATCGCTTTTTATTCGGCAGTGGTGCCGCTTTTACTAACAGCAGCTTCGGTGTAGATACCCTTACAGATTTTGTCAAAGGAACGGACAAGATTGCTTTAAGTAAAACTTCTTTCAACGCTCTAAGCAATACTTTCAATCCTGGGGAATTTTCCACCATCAATACAGAGATTGTCAATGAAGCAACTGTAGCTGGTGCTAGCAGTGGTAAAATTGTTTACAACTTGGCTACAGGCAATTTGCTATACAATCCCAATGGTTCAACTGCTGGTTTGGACAATGGAGGATTATTTGCCACGCTGACTGGAATACCAAATCTCGACACTAATGATATCATGTCCGTTTAA
- a CDS encoding glucosidase, with protein MTQEEVRLAADRERTAYWKRWGSYLSERQWGTVREDYSADGTAWDFFPHDHARSRAYRWGEDGIAGISDNHQRLCFAIALWNGEDAILKERLFGLTGNEGNHGEDVKEYYFYLDNTPTHSYMKYLYKYPQAAFPYSQLVEENRRRGRHSPEFELIDTGIFDQDRYFDVSVEYAKAAPDDILIQISIINRGPEAKTLHLLPTLWFRNTWSWTLNQQEKPWLKISESNSEFSTIEAYHPSLETRWLYCNETPELLFTENETNNQRLFGVNNASPYVKDGINNYVVNAEKNAVNPNRIGTKFAARYQLQIGAGETKTIRLRLSDVQNLIAPFGTDFDTVWQQRQREADEFYQRICPFPLLEDRRNVQRQAFAGMLWSKQFYYYVGDQWLKGDPAGPPPPASRLHGRNHEWVHLFNDDILSMPDTWEYPWFAAWDLAFHVIPLAMIDPDFAKLQLSRLTREWYMHPNGQLPAYEWAFGDVNPPVHAWAAWQVYQLEQKMYGRADTKFLEGIFQKLLLNFTWWVNRKDFEGKNIFQGGFLGMDNIGVFDRSVELPTGGYLQQADGTSWMAMYCLNMLTIALELAKENSTYEDIASKFFEHFLYIADAMNSVGDAQIALWDEDDGFYYDALHLPDGHQLPMKVRSLVGLIPLCAISILEPEILDRLPGFKQRTQWFLQNRPDLTRNIACMQKQGVGERRLLAIAYPDKLRRILEKMLDATEFFSPYGIRSVSKVHASHPYILTVDGRQYRVDYEPAESSTGMFGGNSNWRGPIWFPINYLLLESLQKFYRYFGDDFKVECPTGSGQMLTLKEVAIELAQRLIQIFLTDASGRRPFYGGTEKFQNDPNWRDLILFNEYFHGDNGAGIGASHQTGWTGLIAKLIQQCAEQVLSD; from the coding sequence ATGACCCAAGAAGAAGTAAGATTGGCAGCAGACCGAGAGCGCACAGCCTACTGGAAACGATGGGGTTCCTACCTGAGCGAACGGCAGTGGGGAACGGTGCGAGAAGACTATAGCGCTGATGGTACCGCCTGGGACTTTTTCCCCCACGACCATGCTCGCTCTCGCGCCTATCGTTGGGGAGAAGATGGAATTGCTGGAATTTCTGATAATCATCAGCGATTGTGTTTTGCTATTGCTCTGTGGAATGGTGAGGATGCAATTCTCAAGGAGAGACTTTTCGGTCTAACAGGGAATGAAGGAAATCACGGGGAAGATGTTAAAGAATATTACTTCTACCTGGATAACACTCCTACTCATTCCTACATGAAATATCTTTATAAATATCCGCAAGCTGCTTTCCCTTACAGCCAGCTAGTAGAAGAAAATCGGCGCAGAGGTCGCCACAGTCCGGAGTTTGAATTAATCGATACTGGTATATTTGACCAAGACCGCTATTTTGATGTATCCGTTGAGTATGCCAAGGCTGCACCCGACGATATTTTGATTCAGATCAGTATCATCAACCGAGGGCCAGAAGCAAAAACGCTGCATTTGCTACCAACGTTGTGGTTTCGCAACACCTGGTCTTGGACTTTAAATCAACAAGAAAAACCCTGGCTCAAAATTAGCGAATCTAATTCTGAATTCAGTACTATCGAAGCTTATCACCCCTCTTTAGAAACTCGATGGCTCTACTGCAATGAAACTCCAGAACTACTATTTACGGAAAATGAGACTAATAATCAAAGATTGTTTGGAGTAAATAATGCTTCGCCATACGTTAAAGATGGCATTAATAATTATGTGGTAAATGCAGAAAAAAACGCTGTCAATCCCAATCGCATCGGCACTAAGTTTGCTGCTCGTTATCAATTACAAATCGGTGCAGGTGAAACCAAAACAATCAGGTTGCGGTTGAGCGACGTGCAAAATTTAATTGCACCATTTGGAACTGATTTTGACACGGTTTGGCAACAACGCCAGCGTGAAGCAGATGAATTTTATCAGCGAATTTGTCCGTTTCCGTTGTTAGAAGATAGGCGGAATGTGCAGCGGCAAGCATTTGCTGGGATGTTGTGGAGCAAACAATTTTATTACTATGTAGGTGACCAATGGCTCAAAGGCGATCCGGCTGGGCCACCGCCGCCAGCATCACGGCTTCATGGTAGAAATCACGAATGGGTTCATCTATTTAACGATGACATACTTTCCATGCCTGACACATGGGAATATCCTTGGTTTGCGGCTTGGGATTTAGCTTTTCATGTGATTCCGCTGGCGATGATTGACCCAGATTTTGCCAAGCTGCAACTCAGTCGCTTGACACGGGAGTGGTACATGCATCCTAACGGCCAGCTACCAGCATATGAATGGGCTTTTGGTGATGTTAATCCGCCTGTTCATGCTTGGGCAGCATGGCAAGTTTATCAGCTTGAGCAAAAAATGTATGGTCGTGCGGATACAAAATTTCTGGAAGGTATTTTTCAGAAATTATTGCTCAACTTTACCTGGTGGGTTAACCGGAAAGATTTCGAGGGCAAAAATATCTTTCAGGGTGGCTTTTTGGGGATGGATAATATTGGTGTGTTTGACCGTAGTGTTGAACTACCAACTGGTGGATACTTGCAACAAGCAGATGGTACAAGTTGGATGGCGATGTATTGTCTGAATATGCTAACGATCGCTCTAGAGTTAGCAAAGGAAAATTCCACCTATGAAGACATCGCCAGCAAGTTTTTCGAGCATTTCCTGTATATTGCTGATGCCATGAACAGCGTTGGTGATGCTCAAATAGCCCTTTGGGATGAGGATGATGGCTTTTACTACGATGCCCTACATTTACCAGATGGGCATCAATTGCCGATGAAAGTGCGATCGCTGGTGGGGCTAATTCCATTGTGTGCTATCAGCATTTTAGAACCAGAAATCTTGGATCGGCTTCCAGGCTTTAAGCAACGAACACAATGGTTTTTGCAAAATCGCCCAGATTTGACCCGAAATATCGCCTGTATGCAGAAACAAGGTGTTGGTGAACGCCGATTGTTAGCGATCGCCTATCCTGATAAACTCCGTCGCATCCTAGAAAAGATGTTAGATGCAACAGAGTTTTTTAGCCCTTATGGGATTCGCTCTGTTTCTAAAGTTCATGCATCTCATCCTTATATTTTAACGGTGGATGGTCGGCAGTATCGGGTAGATTACGAACCTGCCGAGTCTAGCACAGGAATGTTTGGCGGTAATTCCAACTGGCGGGGGCCAATTTGGTTCCCCATTAATTATCTACTGCTAGAATCGCTGCAAAAGTTCTATCGTTACTTCGGCGACGATTTTAAAGTTGAGTGTCCCACTGGTTCTGGGCAAATGCTCACACTTAAAGAAGTAGCCATTGAATTAGCTCAAAGGCTGATTCAAATTTTTCTCACAGATGCTTCTGGTAGGCGACCTTTTTATGGGGGAACGGAAAAATTTCAGAATGACCCGAATTGGCGCGATCTAATTTTGTTCAATGAATACTTTCACGGAGATAATGGTGCTGGTATTGGTGCCAGCCATCAAACTGGTTGGACAGGTTTAATCGCTAAATTAATTCAGCAGTGTGCAGAACAGGTGCTGTCAGATTAA
- a CDS encoding glucose 1-dehydrogenase: protein MKKLEEKVALVTGSSGGIGQAIAVRLAQEGADVVIDYRSHLEGAEETLSKVEAAGRKALIVKADLSVISDIRQLINQGIQHFGKLDILVNNAGIDGKNADFWDITEADYDAVLNLNLKGTFFATQAIVQHLIETKRTGKIINISSTHEEIAFPHFTSYCASKGGVKMMMRNLAVEIGPLGITINNVAPGAIETPINSKLLNDPEKLGALLKNIPLGRLGKPEDIAPIVAFLASSDADYITGATFYVDGGLSRNYHEQ, encoded by the coding sequence ATGAAGAAACTCGAAGAGAAAGTAGCTTTAGTAACTGGTAGCAGCGGCGGAATTGGTCAAGCCATTGCCGTGCGTCTCGCTCAAGAAGGTGCAGATGTTGTGATTGACTATCGCTCTCATCTCGAAGGAGCTGAAGAAACTCTGTCAAAAGTCGAAGCTGCTGGACGCAAAGCTTTAATTGTGAAAGCTGACTTAAGTGTCATCAGCGACATCCGCCAACTGATAAACCAGGGTATTCAACACTTTGGCAAACTAGACATTTTAGTGAACAATGCCGGCATCGACGGCAAAAATGCAGACTTCTGGGACATCACTGAAGCGGACTATGACGCGGTGCTGAATCTCAACCTCAAAGGCACATTTTTTGCTACTCAAGCGATCGTACAGCATTTGATTGAAACCAAACGAACTGGCAAAATTATCAATATTAGCTCTACCCATGAGGAAATAGCATTTCCTCACTTCACTTCCTACTGTGCCAGCAAAGGCGGTGTGAAGATGATGATGCGTAATTTAGCAGTTGAAATTGGGCCTTTGGGTATCACAATTAACAACGTGGCTCCGGGAGCAATTGAAACACCAATTAATAGTAAGCTATTAAACGATCCTGAAAAATTGGGAGCGCTGTTGAAGAATATTCCCTTGGGTCGCTTAGGCAAGCCAGAGGATATCGCACCGATAGTTGCTTTTTTAGCTTCATCAGATGCTGACTACATAACAGGCGCAACCTTTTATGTAGATGGAGGGTTAAGCCGCAATTATCACGAGCAGTAA
- a CDS encoding aquaporin family protein — protein sequence MNTFTNWKTLNWPEYGAELLGTAFNLLVGFSIITFNFGKGLPMERLIPAESPRLLINGLIFAGSGALFSISPLGKLSGSHLNPCVSLAFWIQGKMHKRDLIGYIIGQFLGAILGTFVVTNLWGKYALSVNNCMTLPGKSYALWYVFLAEVFMTFVLVLSIFMFLSHARLLRWTPLMVWLLVATMVWLGAPISGTSLNTARSIGPAFISRFWQDQWLYCIAPPLGALIGVGVFRLIAMGEREVLTGKLFHVAHYPCIFKNVKLPHLKKQYEA from the coding sequence ATGAATACTTTCACAAATTGGAAAACCCTCAATTGGCCTGAATATGGTGCAGAACTCCTTGGAACTGCATTCAATCTCTTGGTTGGATTCAGTATCATCACCTTCAATTTTGGCAAGGGCTTGCCTATGGAGCGTCTCATCCCTGCAGAAAGCCCTCGCTTACTAATTAATGGTTTGATCTTTGCTGGCAGTGGGGCACTGTTTTCCATTTCGCCATTGGGAAAACTGAGTGGTTCTCACCTCAACCCTTGTGTGTCACTGGCTTTTTGGATACAAGGCAAGATGCATAAGCGTGACTTAATAGGATACATAATTGGGCAATTCTTGGGTGCAATACTTGGCACATTTGTGGTGACAAATTTGTGGGGCAAGTACGCTCTCAGTGTCAATAATTGCATGACTTTACCAGGTAAAAGTTATGCCCTTTGGTATGTATTTTTAGCTGAGGTGTTCATGACCTTTGTGTTAGTATTATCTATATTTATGTTCTTAAGTCATGCTCGGCTATTACGGTGGACACCTTTAATGGTGTGGTTGCTTGTGGCAACTATGGTATGGTTAGGAGCGCCAATTTCTGGTACTAGTCTGAATACTGCACGTAGCATTGGCCCTGCTTTCATCTCACGATTCTGGCAAGACCAGTGGCTTTATTGCATTGCACCACCACTAGGGGCATTGATTGGTGTAGGAGTATTTCGACTAATAGCTATGGGTGAACGCGAAGTTTTAACAGGTAAACTTTTTCACGTTGCACATTATCCTTGCATTTTCAAAAACGTTAAATTGCCACATCTTAAGAAGCAGTATGAAGCATAG
- a CDS encoding NAD(P)H-dependent oxidoreductase has product MTSTPKILAFAGSTRIDSYNKKLVKIAAAGAQAAEVEVTYLDLRDLPLPLFDEDLEAREGLPANALTFKDLLISHQGLLIASPEYNSSVTGVLKNAIDWASRPSANEAPLAAFADKVAVIMSASPGALGGLRGLSHLRAILENLGVLVLPHQVAVPKAYEAFNADGSLQAPQRQESIEKLGKNLANILVKLY; this is encoded by the coding sequence ATGACATCTACACCTAAAATCCTGGCCTTTGCTGGCAGCACCCGCATTGATTCCTACAATAAAAAATTGGTAAAAATTGCGGCAGCTGGCGCTCAAGCCGCAGAAGTAGAAGTGACTTATCTAGACCTACGCGATTTGCCTCTACCTCTTTTTGATGAAGATTTGGAAGCTCGAGAAGGTTTACCTGCTAACGCTCTGACTTTCAAAGACTTGCTGATTTCTCATCAAGGATTGCTAATTGCTTCACCTGAATATAACAGTTCGGTGACAGGAGTTTTGAAGAATGCCATTGACTGGGCATCCCGTCCATCTGCAAATGAAGCTCCATTGGCTGCTTTTGCAGATAAGGTTGCTGTAATTATGAGTGCTTCTCCTGGCGCTCTTGGTGGTCTGCGGGGGTTGTCTCACCTGCGGGCTATCCTAGAAAATCTCGGAGTTTTGGTGCTTCCCCATCAGGTAGCCGTACCCAAAGCTTACGAAGCCTTTAACGCTGATGGCAGCTTACAAGCTCCCCAACGGCAGGAATCTATTGAGAAGCTAGGTAAGAATTTAGCAAACATATTGGTGAAGCTCTACTAA